The Wolbachia endosymbiont of Ctenocephalides felis wCfeT genomic interval CGTGATGTACTTTTTGATGCTCCGGAAACCTTCTGCTAATGTTATCGTTTGGTCCATATAAATTTACTCCAACAAGCTTAAAATATAACAAAGAAAACCGTTGGAGTGTTATTGAATGTATAGGTAAAATCCCATCGCTTCAAAACATTGGTCAAGGAGTGGAAAATGTAGACTTAGAGGGTACTATTTACCTTCATAATTTTAATGGACAAAACCAACTAAAGAATATGAAAGAAGTGGAAAAAGATCAGGAAAAACATACTTTAGTGGATAGTTCAGGCAATGTTTTGGGGCAATTTGTGATTACACGATTAGAAGAAAAGCAGATGTATTTTTTTCCCAATGGACTACCAAAAAAAGTTGAATTTAGTGTGAGTTTGAAAAGGTATTCATGACGACGTACTACACTACAAAAGAAAATGAAATGCTGGACTTTATTTGCTGGAAACATTATGGCTCAACTGAGGGAGGAATAGTAGAATTAGTGCTAGAAATCAATACAGGGCTTGCTGAATATGGTAGCTTTTTGCCAGCGGGATTGAAGATTAAATTGCCTGAAGTTCAACAACCATTAAAAAAATCAACTTTGAAAATTTGGGACAAATAAATGAAACCAGACTTTTACATCGAAGGAAGCGAACAAATAAAGAACAATCTAATATCATTACGTCTTACTGACGAATCAGGGACTATAGATGACATAGTTGAGATATGTGTGGATTATAAAGATGAAAGTGTAAAGATTCCTGATGAATTAAATATTTCCTTGGGTTACAGGGAAAGAGGAGTAGTACATATGGGCATATATACAATTAATGAGGTTACAATACAGAGCCCGCCTAAAACCCTTCTAATCAAAGCCCATGCAACAAATTTAAAATTATCGCTAAAAGAGACAGTATCTAAATCATGGGATCAAATTACTTTGGGTAACTTAGTGAAAGAAATAGCAGAAAAACATGGATATGGATATAAAGTTGCAGAAGAATTTGAAAATGTGCTAATTTCACATATTAATCAAATTGAAGAAAGTGATATTAGCTTGCTCACAAAAATAGCAATAGAACGTGAAGCAATAGCAAAGCTAGCTGGCGGGTATATAGTATTTGTTCCAAAAGGTAAAGCAAAGTTAGCAACAGGAAAAGTGCTGGGGACAACAACAATTACACCTCAAGACGTAATAAATTGGAAAGTACACTTTACCGTTAGTAGATATAACTCAGTGATTGCGA includes:
- a CDS encoding phage late control D family protein produces the protein MKPDFYIEGSEQIKNNLISLRLTDESGTIDDIVEICVDYKDESVKIPDELNISLGYRERGVVHMGIYTINEVTIQSPPKTLLIKAHATNLKLSLKETVSKSWDQITLGNLVKEIAEKHGYGYKVAEEFENVLISHINQIEESDISLLTKIAIEREAIAKLAGGYIVFVPKGKAKLATGKVLGTTTITPQDVINWKVHFTVSRYNSVIAKWHSYDSGKTTSETAGSGSPSYTIQTPYSNAESALSAATAKLKQLKRNNATLDITMPGNPELLAEAKLSLLGFHQDIDGEWVIDRAEHVLDGSGYRTTLSASISK
- a CDS encoding phage tail protein, yielding MLSFGPYKFTPTSLKYNKENRWSVIECIGKIPSLQNIGQGVENVDLEGTIYLHNFNGQNQLKNMKEVEKDQEKHTLVDSSGNVLGQFVITRLEEKQMYFFPNGLPKKVEFSVSLKRYS
- a CDS encoding tail protein X: MTTYYTTKENEMLDFICWKHYGSTEGGIVELVLEINTGLAEYGSFLPAGLKIKLPEVQQPLKKSTLKIWDK